Proteins from one Ipomoea triloba cultivar NCNSP0323 chromosome 1, ASM357664v1 genomic window:
- the LOC116025598 gene encoding receptor protein kinase TMK1-like, translating into MEAALLLRLRLAVTLSLSLVSVVSSVMTDPNDLAILGEFRKGLENPELLKWPADGGDPCGSPAWPHLVCSEGRVEQINVMKLGLRGPLPHNLNQLSRLTHLSLQNNQFNGKLPSLSGLSQLQYAYLDYNSFDTIPSDFFKGLVNLEVLALDGNPLNSTTGWSLPNDLQDSAQLINLTLMNCNLAGPLPEFLGNMSSLEVLLLSMNRLSGAIPGSFKDSMLKMLWLNDQSGEKMSGPIDVVATMTSLTSLWLHGNSFSGKIPEGIGNLTYLQDLNLNTNNLVGLIPDSLVDMPLDHLDLNNNHFMGPLPKFKAKNVTCESNPFCQTQPGASCAPEVVSLLEFLDQVNYPSKLVESWSGNDPCAGPWWGLDCDANRKVIVINLPKSNLSGALSPSIANLDSLTHIYLGSNNLYGPIPQSWAGLKSLEVLDLSNNNLSPPLPHFNLPSMKLLLDGNSLFNSNSNPSGKNNTSSGGSSVPTKGSSSSAVERKSSTKSRIAVVVAPVASFALLVFLAVPMSIYACKKRNNDRNLQAPPASLVIHPRDPSDSDRVVKIAVASNTNGSVSSLTGSGSASVHSGESHLVEAGNLVISVQVLRNVTKNFAPENELGRGGFGVVYKGELEDGTTIAVKRMECGVISSKALDEFQSEIAVLSKVRHRHLVSLLGYSVEGNEKILVYEYMPQGALSKHLFHWKSSKLEPLSWKRRLNIALDVARGMEYLHTLAHQSFIHRDLKSSNILLGDDFRAKISDFGLVKLAPDGGEKSVVTRLAGTFGYLAPEYAVTGKITTKADVFSFGVVLMELMTGMMAIDEDRPEESQYLVTWFWNVKSSKERLMAAIDPTLDAKEDALDSILTIAELAGHCTAREPSQRPDMGHAVNVLAPLVEKWRPIDDDPEEYCGIDYSLPLNQMVKGWQESEGKDTSYMDLGDSKGSIPARPTGFAESFTSADGR; encoded by the exons ATGGAGGCTGCTCTCCTGCTAAGGCTAAGGCTTGCTGtaacactctctctctctcttgtttcaGTTGTTTCTAGTGTGATGACAGACCCAAATGACTTGGCTATTTTGGGTGAGTTTAGGAAAGGGTTGGAGAATCCTGAGCTGTTGAAGTGGCCTGCAGATGGGGGTGACCCTTGTGGCTCTCCTGCTTGGCCACATTTGGTGTGCAGTGAGGGTAGGGTTGAGCAGATTAATGTTATGAAGTTGGGGTTGAGAGGCCCTTTGCCTCACAACTTGAACCAGCTCTCTAGATTAACACATTTAAGCCTGCAGAACAACCAATTCAATGGAAAGTTACCATCTTTGAGTGGTTTGTCCCAATTGCAGTATGCATATTTGGATTACAACAGCTTTGACACCATTCCCTCAGATTTCTTCAAAGGGCTTGTGAATTTAGAGGTGTTGGCACTTGATGGTAATCCCCTAAATTCCACCACTGGCTGGTCTTTGCCTAATGACCTGCAAGATTCAGCTCAATTGATTAATCTTACACTCATGAACTGCAACTTGGCTGGCCCTTTGCCTGAGTTTTTAGGAAATATGTCATCATTGGAGGTTTTGTTGCTGTCCATGAATCGCCTCTCCGGGGCTATTCCGGGGAGCTTCAAGGACTCTATGCTGAAGATGCTTTGGTTGAATGACCAGTCTGGTGAAAAGATGAGTGGCCCAATAGATGTAGTGGCAACAATGACATCACTCACTAGCTTGTGGCTTCATGGCAAcagtttttcaggtaaaattccGGAGGGCATAGGGAATTTGACTTATTTGCAGGATCTAAACCTAAATACCAATAATCTTGTTGGTCTGATTCCTGATAGTCTAGTAGATATGCCATTAGACCATCTTGATTTGAACAATAATCATTTCATGGGTCCTCTGCCTAAATTCAAGGCAAAAAATGTCACTTGTGAATCAAACCCCTTCTGTCAAACCCAACCAGGGGCTTCTTGTGCTCCAGAAGTCGTGTCCCTTCTTGAATTTCTTGATCAGGTGAACTATCCATCAAAGCTTGTTGAATCATGGTCTGGAAATGACCCTTGTGCAGGGCCTTGGTGGGGATTGGACTGTGATGCGAACCGAAAGGTTATCGTCATAAACTTGCCAAAGTCTAACCTTTCTGGTGCTTTGAGTCCTTCAATTGCAAACCTTGATTCCCTTACTCATATATACCTCGGTTCCAATAATCTTTATGGTCCAATCCCGCAAAGCTGGGCTGGCTTGAAATCTTTGGAGGTTTTGGATTTGAGTAATAATAACCTTTCCCCTCCTTTGCCACATTTCAATCTCCCCTCTATGAAACTTTTGTTAGATGGGAACTCTCTATTCAATTCTAATTCTAATCCTTCTGGAAAAAACAACACCTCCTCTGGTGGTTCATCAGTGCCTACTAAAGGCTCGAGTTCTAGTGCTGTGGAAAGAAAAAGCTCCACAAAGTCTCGAATAGCTGTGGTAGTTGCTCCGGTTGCAAGCTTTGCACTTTTGGTCTTTTTGGCCGTGCCAATGTCTATTTACGCCTGTAAGAAGCGTAACAACGACAGAAACCTGCAGGCTCCACCAGCCTCTCTCGTGATTCATCCCAGAGATCCATCTGATTCGGATCGTGTAGTCAAGATTGCAGTTGCAAGCAATACCAATGGGAGCGTTTCTTCGTTAACCGGGAGTGGTTCTGCAAGTGTACACAGCGGCGAATCTCACCTGGTTGAAGCTGGAAACCTAGTCATATCTGTTCAAGTCCTACGAAATGTGACCAAGAATTTCGCCCCCGAGAATGAACTGGGGCGGGGCGGTTTTGGCGTGGTGTACAAAGGAGAACTCGAGGACGGAACCACAATTGCAGTGAAAAGAATGGAGTGTGGAGTTATTAGCAGCAAAGCCTTGGATGAATTTCAGTCTGAAATTGCTGTTCTTTCTAAAGTTCGACACCGGCACTTAGTGTCACTTCTGGGATATTCAGTGGAAGGCAATGAAAAAATCCTGGTTTATGAGTACATGCCACAAGGTGCTCTCAGCAAACACCTTTTCCACTGGAAAAGCTCCAAATTAGAGCCTTTATCTTGGAAGAGGAGGCTAAACATTGCCTTAGATGTTGCTAGAGGAATGGAGTATCTACACACTCTTGCTCATCAAAGCTTCATACATAGAGACCTCAAATCCTCAAACATCTTACTCGGAGACGATTTCAGAGCAAAAATATCAGACTTTGGATTGGTCAAACTTGCTCCCGATGGCGGTGAGAAGTCCGTGGTTACCAGATTGGCAGGAACATTTGGCTATCTAGCACCCGAATATGCAG TTACTGGTAAAATCACGACGAAAGCAGATGTCTTCAGTTTCGGTGTTGTGCTAATGGAGCTTATGACGGGAATGATGGCGATCGACGAGGATAGGCCCGAGGAAAGCCAGTACCTGGTGACTTGGTTCTGGAACGTGAAGTCGAGCAAAGAGAGGCTCATGGCTGCAATTGATCCGACGCTAGATGCTAAAGAGGACGCACTCGATAGCATCCTAACCATCGCTGAACTTGCTGGCCACTGCACTGCTCGGGAGCCTAGCCAGCGGCCTGATATGGGGCATGCAGTGAACGTGCTTGCCCCGCTCGTTGAGAAATGGAGGCCTATCGATGACGATCCAGAGGAGTACTGCGGGATTGATTACAGCCTCCCGCTCAACCAAATGGTGAAGGGATGGCAGGAATCCGAAGGGAAGGACACGAGCTACATGGACCTCGGGGACAGCAAGGGCAGTATCCCCGCTCGGCCTACTGGATTTGCAGAGTCTTTTACTTCTGCAGATGGTAGATAG